Part of the Chloroflexota bacterium genome, TCTGGTGATCTTCCAGTCGGTTGAGGGTGCGGATGAACGTGGACTTACCGGAGCCGGAGGGCCCGAAGATCACCACGACCTCGCCGCGCTTGACCGTCATGCTGATGCCGCGGAGCACGTGGAAATCGCCGAACCATTTATGCACATCTCGGCAGATGATGATGTCCTCGACCGAGTTCTGCCTCTCCTCAGGCATAGATGTACCTCCACCGCTGTTGGTTTACCGCTCGCCCACGCCCAGGGCCTCCTCCAGGCGGTAGCTGGAGTAGGACATGGCGTAGCTGAAGATGAAGAAGATGACGGCGATGAACAGGTATACCTCTCGATGCAGCCCCAGGAACTGCGGGTTGGCCAGCACCGCCCGGCCGACGTTCAACAGGTCCATGAGGCCGATGATGGCCACCAGCGTGGTGTCCTTGAACAGGCTGATGAACTGTCCCACGATGGCGGGGATCACGGCTCGTAGCGCCTGGGGCAGCACGATGAAGAGGAGGATCAGGGGGCCGCTCAGCCCCAGCGCCCGGGCCGCCTCCACCTGTCCTTCCGGTACGGACTGAAGCCCGCCGCGCACGTTCTCTGCCATGTACGCCGCGCTGAACAGCGTGATGCCCACCATGGCACGGATCACGCGGTCGATGCGAAGCCCCGGAGGCAGGAAGAGGGGCAGCATGATCTGCGCCATGAAGAGGATCGTGACCAGCGGCACGCCTCGGACCAGCTCGATGAAGAGGATGGAAAACGTGCGGATCACGATCATCTCGCTGCGGCGGCCCAGGGCGAGGAGCACGCCCAGCGGGAACGAGGCCAGGATGCCCACGACCGCCAGAAGGAAGGTCAGCAAAAGGCCGCCCCACAGGTTCGTGCCGATGGGGGGAAGCCAGGGGGTCCCCTGGAAGCCGCGCAGCAGGACGATGGTCAGCGGGAACAGCAGGAACCACACGGCCAGGAGGCCCCTCGCCATCCGCCGACGGAGGAGGTCGCCCCGCGTGCTCAGCACGTGGCCGAGGATGAAGCCGATGAATACGGCGGCCAGGCTGGCGAATAACCACAGACGTACCCCCAGGCTGAAGGGAAGCAGCCCCAGCAGGCCGAAGCCGGTTGCCAGGCTGATGGAGATGCTTCGGATGATGCCCTTCCACGTCCCCCAGCTCAGGCCGAACAGCAGGGCGATCAGCGTGACCAGAAGCTGCACGCGCCATACCTGGTCGGGCGGGTATTGGCCCACCATGAACAGGCGCAGGTTGGCCGTGACCACGTCCCACCGGGCTACGGTCAACGCCCAGTGCAGGAAGTTCGTGAGGATGACGTAGAGCAGCCAGGCGGAGAAGAACGTGAGCAGTGTGTTGTACCAGGAGCTGAATAAGTTCTGACGGAGCCACCCGATCACGCCGAGCGACGTAATCGGAGGGCGCATGACCTCGGAATCTGTGGCCATATTCACCTCACCACGAATTGTACGCGTCGATTGTACCAGTTCATGAACAGGGCGGTCAGCAGGCTGATGCTCAAGTAGCTGCTCATGATCATGATGATGACCGGCACGGGCTGCCCCGTCTGGTTGGCGATGGTGCCGCCCACGGCGAAGAGGTCAGGGTACCCCACGGCGATGGCCAGGCTGGAGTTCTTGGCCAGGTTCAGGTATTGGCTGGTCAGCGGGGGGATGATGATGCGCAGCGCCTGGGGGAAGATCACCAGGCGGAGCATCTGCGCGTTGCTGAGCCCCAGCGCCCGAGCCGCCTCCAGCTGCCCGCGTGGGACGGCCTGGATCCCGGCGCGCACGATCTCGGCGATGAAGGCGCCCGTATACACCACGAGCCCGACGAGCAGGGCGGTGAACTCCGGCGTCAGCGTCCGGCCGCCCGTGAAATTGAACCGCTGTAGAACGGGCATCTCCCACGATACGGGCGTCTCGCCCGGGAGGTACCATCCGAGGATCGGCAGCACGATGAACACGATCAGGCCGACGGTGATCGGGTACGTCGTCCGTCCCGTGCGGAGCTGGTACTGGATCAGCACGCGCCATGCGAGGATGCCCAGGATGATCCCGGCGGCCAGGGTGAGCAGCCAGAGCTTAAACGTGGGCGAGGGGATCAGCCATGGCATGGTGACGCCGCGCTGGTGGATGTAGATGTTGCCGGGGAGCTCCAGGCTCTGGCGCACCGGGGGGAGCTGGAGGATCACGGCGAAGTACCAGAACACCAGCTGGACCAGCAGCGGGGTGTTCCGGATCAGCTCGATGTACGCCCCCACGATGCGGGTCAGCAGCCAGTTGTTGGACAGCCGGGCGACGCCGACGATCACGCCCAGGATCGTGGCGAAGAGGATGCCCAGCCCACTCACGAGCAGCGTGTTGACCACGCCTACCAGAAACGCTCGCCCGTAGGTATCGCTGGGGCTGTACCGGATGCCCTCGCCGATCTCGAAGCCGGCCTCCAGCTTCAGGAAGCCGAAGCCCAGGGATAGCCCTCGCTGGGCCAACGCGTGGGTCATATTTGCATACAGCAGCCCGGCGACCAGGATCACGACCAGCAGGAACAGGATCTGAGTGAAGATGGCGAGCACACGGACGTCTCGCCAGAAGGGTACCGGCTGATGATGGAATCTAGCCTGTTGGGCCATACACGTTCACCTGTCGCTAGGATTCGGTGTGGTGGGGGACGGAGATGGCCCCCGAGTCATTTCGAGGCGGTCCCCATCCGGCAGCACAGCGGGCCACGCGGCGAACCGCCGGGGCCGGGTGGGGACCAGGGTCCGTGAGGTGTGACCGCTCACGGGAGGCCTCTTTACTACAAAGGCAGCCCGGCATGCCCTCAGGAATGCCGAGCTGCCTCACGCTCAGGCCACGGGCGTGGCCGGTTTAACGGAACGGTGGCGAGTAGAGGAGACCGCCGTCCGTCCACAGCTTGTTCGGACCTCGATCCATGTTGAACGGGGTGCCGGGGCCCAGGTTGCGATCGAAGATCTCCCCGTAGTTGCCCACGTGGCGGATGATCCGCACGACGAAGTCGTTGGACAGCCCGAGTTGCTCACCCAGGTTGCCCTCCAACCCCAGCAGACGGCGGGTGACCGGGTCCTTGGA contains:
- a CDS encoding amino acid ABC transporter permease codes for the protein MATDSEVMRPPITSLGVIGWLRQNLFSSWYNTLLTFFSAWLLYVILTNFLHWALTVARWDVVTANLRLFMVGQYPPDQVWRVQLLVTLIALLFGLSWGTWKGIIRSISISLATGFGLLGLLPFSLGVRLWLFASLAAVFIGFILGHVLSTRGDLLRRRMARGLLAVWFLLFPLTIVLLRGFQGTPWLPPIGTNLWGGLLLTFLLAVVGILASFPLGVLLALGRRSEMIVIRTFSILFIELVRGVPLVTILFMAQIMLPLFLPPGLRIDRVIRAMVGITLFSAAYMAENVRGGLQSVPEGQVEAARALGLSGPLILLFIVLPQALRAVIPAIVGQFISLFKDTTLVAIIGLMDLLNVGRAVLANPQFLGLHREVYLFIAVIFFIFSYAMSYSSYRLEEALGVGER
- a CDS encoding ABC transporter permease subunit (The N-terminal region of this protein, as described by TIGR01726, is a three transmembrane segment that identifies a subfamily of ABC transporter permease subunits, which specificities that include histidine, arginine, glutamine, glutamate, L-cystine (sic), the opines (in Agrobacterium) octopine and nopaline, etc.); protein product: MAQQARFHHQPVPFWRDVRVLAIFTQILFLLVVILVAGLLYANMTHALAQRGLSLGFGFLKLEAGFEIGEGIRYSPSDTYGRAFLVGVVNTLLVSGLGILFATILGVIVGVARLSNNWLLTRIVGAYIELIRNTPLLVQLVFWYFAVILQLPPVRQSLELPGNIYIHQRGVTMPWLIPSPTFKLWLLTLAAGIILGILAWRVLIQYQLRTGRTTYPITVGLIVFIVLPILGWYLPGETPVSWEMPVLQRFNFTGGRTLTPEFTALLVGLVVYTGAFIAEIVRAGIQAVPRGQLEAARALGLSNAQMLRLVIFPQALRIIIPPLTSQYLNLAKNSSLAIAVGYPDLFAVGGTIANQTGQPVPVIIMIMSSYLSISLLTALFMNWYNRRVQFVVR